GCACATTGATGCAGCAAGAAAGGTGGTTGACGATGGGGCATGGAAATCCCCACTGCTGGATGGAGATTTCCCGGAGCAGTTTGGCGCATAACGTTGCGGTGCTTCGGAGGCTTGCACATCCCCATGGGGATATCATGGGGGTTGTGAAGTCAAACGTGTATGGGCATGGAGTCGAAGTTGTTCCTCTCCTTGCCTCTTCTGGTCTTCGGAAATTTGGAGTAGCCTCAGTCGAGGAAGCCCTTGAGCTTCGGAAAGCCTCTGTTCCCGGGGATATTTACATCCTCGGGGGCTTTTTCCCGGATGAGGCGGAGGCCATTGTGGAGGAGGGTTTCATCCCTGTTGTTTCGTGTCGGGAGGAGCTCGAGAGCCTGCAGAGAGAGGGCAAAAGACAGGGGAAGCCGGTTCGCTTCCACCTGAAGGTGGATACCGGTATGGGGAGGATGGGATGCCTCCCCAGGGACTTTGATGGTGCTTTTTTTTCACTCCTTTCCAGTTCTTTCCTTGTCCTTGCAGGGGTCATGACCCACTTTTCAAGCGCCGAGAAGGACCCCGAGTACACAGAGTGGCAATTCCGTAAGTTCTGCGCTTTCCTGAAGCGATGGAATCTTCTCGGGAAGCCCCTTGAGTACCACTGTGCGAATAGCGCTGCGTTCCTCTTTTTCCCCCACATGCGCCTTTCCTTGAACCGGATTGGAATTGCCCTCTTTGGTGTTTCACCGAATGGAGATGCGAAAGCTGCGGTATCCCTGGGACTTCAGCCGGTAACAAGTATTAAGGCGCGGGTGAAGCTTGTGAAGGTTCTTCCCCCGGGATTCCGGGTAGGGTACGGGGGTACTTTCGTGACTTCCCGAAGGACAAAAGTGGCGGTCGTTGCCCTGGGTTACGCTCAGGGTCTTTTTCGGATTCTCTCCAACAACCTCGAGGTTCTCGTTTGCGGGAAACGAGCTCCCCTCATTGGGACGGTCTCTATGGACCAGGTCATGATTGATGTTTCCCATATTGATGGAGTGGAACGGGGCGATGTGGTGACTTTTGTGGGAAGAGATGGAGAGGAAGAGATACGGGTGGAAGAGGTTGCTCGCCGGGCAGGTACTATTCCCCATGAGGTTCTCTGCAACTTTGGAAAGCTGCGACATCGTCTCTTTGTTTGAGCTATGGAGGATCTCGTTCTCTGGCATACGGAAAGCGAGGAGGAGACGAAGGAACGGGGCAGGGAATTCGTCGTAAAATTCTGCGCAGGTCCCTCTCTTGTGCTCCTTGGAGGAGAATTGGGCGCGGGGAAAACAGTTTTCGTCAAGGGAATGGCAAAAGCTTTAGGGATTGCTGAGAGTCTGGTTCGGAGTCCGACCTTTTCTCTCATTCACGAGTACGGGGGAACTCCCTTCTCGCTCTACCATATGGACTTCTATCGCTTGAACGATTGGAGTGAGGTCCTGGACCTTGGTTTTGACGAGTACCTTGAGAAGGGAGGCATCATTGCTATTGAGTGGGGAGAAAAGTTCTTTGCTTTCTTTCCCCCTCCTTTCTTTGTGGTTCGCATCGCGGTAACTGGGGAAAAGACGCGAAGCCTCAGGGTGGTAAAGTGTGATTCTCGCCTTTGACACAAGTACCCCGTGGCTTGGAATTGGACTGGTCCAAGGGGAAGAGGTTCTCTTTCGGGTCGTGCAGTACACGAGAACCGCCCATTCTCTCCTTCTTTTCCGCCACCTGGAGTTCCTTGAAGCGCATTTTTCCTTCCGGAAACACCTTGAAGGTATTCTTGTGGGCCTTGGACCGGGGTCATTTACCGGGGTAAAAGTAGGTGCCATCATTGCCAAGGGCCTTGCCTATGCCCTCGGAGTACCCCTCGGGGGCTTTTCGACTCTTGAGGTCCTTGCAAGCCTTGCCCGAAGGTTTGGTCCTTTGGGATTTGAAGTTACGGTACCGGTTATCTTCCACCGGAGAGGAGAAATTTTCTGGTCGGAGTTCTCGGGAGAAAAGGTGGAGCTCTCCTCACTCTGCACGGGTTCTCCTGAGGATTTTTTGAGCCGATACAGAGGGAGAAAAGACGTTTTCGTGGTAACTCCGTGGAGGGATCTCTGGAAGCTTTTTACAGAAGTCGGGCTTTCCTGCCTGGATCCCTCGCGGGCTCTCCCGGATCCCTTAGAGCTTGTGGTTCTTTCCCGGGAACGGGGTTTTGGAAGTACCGAGAATGTGTTTTCATTGCTTCCCCTTTATGGTTCCAGGGTCTTCGAACGAGAAAGTGCTTCTTAGCGACGGAGATTTCCAGATTGTGGAGATGCGGACTCACCATCTACCGTACGTTGTGGCCATTGAGCGGCGGTCCTTCCCTCAGCCATGGTCGTACTCGCTCTTTCTCAGCGAGCTTTCCAACTGGGTTGCCTCGTACTTTGTGGCCCTTCTTGGAGGAAGGGTCATCGGGTACATTGGCCTTTGGATTCTCTGGGAGGAAGGACATGTCACCACCTTTGCCATCCATCCCAGGTACCGGGGTAGAGGTTTTGGGAAGAAGCTTTTCCAGTACGCTCTTGAGTATGCCCGAGCCTGTGGTTGCCGCCATGTTCTTCTTGAGGTTCGCATGAGTAACACCAGGGCTCAGACGCTTTACCGGAAGTTTGGCTTTCGGGTGGTTGGGGTTCGGGCAAGGTACTACGCTGATGGAGAGGATGCCCTCGTCATGCGGAAGGATTTCCTTTCGGAGGAAAAGCCGTGAAGCGTTTCCCTCTTGTTCTCGGTATTGAGACAAGCTGTGATGATACCTGTGTTGCGGTGGTGGACGGACACTTTGCGATTCTCTCTAACATCGTTTCAAGCCAGATTGCGGTGCATCGGGCTTTCGGAGGTGTTGTCCCTGAGGTTGCCTCTCGAAAGCACCTCGAGGCTCTCCCCCTTCTCCTTCACAGAGCCCTTGAAGAGGCAGGGGTCACCCTCGAGGACATTGATGTCCTGGCGGTGACCCAAGGTCCAGGGCTTCTTGGAGCGCTTCTTGTGGGAATGTGCCTGGCGAAGGCTCTGTCTTTTGCCCTGCAAAAGCCCCTCGTTGGGGTAAACCACCTTGAGGGGCATATCTTCGCCGTGCGTCTTGAATACCCTGAGGTTTCTCCTCCTTTTGTGGCTCTTGTGGTTTCCGGTGGGCATACGGAACTCTTTGCTGTTTCAGATTGGGGGAAGTATACCCTCCTTGGGCGCACAAGAGACGATGCTGCCGGGGAGGCGTACGATAAAGTGGCACGGCTTCTTGGCCTTGGGTACCCCGGAGGACCGGTGATCGATCGCCTGAGCGAGAGGGGCAACGGAAAACGGTTTGCCTTTCGGAGTGGTCTTGAAGACGAGGAAACCCTTGATTTCAGTTTCAGCGGCTTAAAAACCGCGGTGGCGAGAACCTTTGCCCAGTTTACCCCAGAGGAGCAAAGGGATACCTCCCTCCTTGCTGACCTTGCGGCTTCTTTCCAGGAGAGCGTGGTCCGGAGCCTTGTGAAAAAAGCATTTCGGGCTCTGGAGTTCACAGGGTATCGGACTCTGGCTGTCGGCGGAGGGGTGGCGGCGAATTCCTATCTGCGAAAGGTTATGCAGGAAGAGGGAGAAAAAAGAGGGGTTCGGGTCCTTTTCCCGTCTCGGCAGTTCTGCACGGACAATGGAGCGATGATTGCGGCTTGTGGTCTTTTCCATTTCCTCCGGGGAAAAAGGGATACCCTTGAAATTGACCCGATTCCCCAGCTCTCCCTTGGAGACGGGTAGCTCTCGAGGTTGAATTCCTGGGAGTGTCTGCGGTATCATTCTTGCATGTCTGAAGACGCAAAGAGGTGACTGTGGTGGCAGAGAATTTACTCTTTGGTGACGAAGCTCGTCGCGCCCTTGCACGAGGCATGCAGGCGCTTGCCCATGCAGTGCGAGTAACCCTTGGGCCCCGAGGGAGAAATGTCCTCCTTGAGCGGGGCGGTAACCTCCCTCTGTCAACAAGTGATGGTGTAACCGTTGCTCGGGACATTGTTCTCTCCGATGCCTTCGAGAATATTGGTGCGAAAATCCTTCAGGAGGTAGCAACAAAAACGAACGAAATAGCTGGTGATGGGACCACAACAGCAGTTGTACTTGCCCAGAAAATGGTGGAGGAGGGTATGAAAGCCTTTCTCTCCTTCCATAATCCTGTGCGGCTTCGGAGTGGAATGGAGAAAGCTCTGAGGATTGCCCTTGAGAAACTGAGAGAGTGGAGTATCCCTCTCAATGATGAGCGATACCTCTTTGAGATTGCCTCTATTTCTGCTCGCGATAGTTTCCTGGGGAATCTCGTTGCTTCGGCTCTCAAGAGGGTGGGAAAGGACGGGGTTGTTACCGTTGAAGAGTCTAAGGTTGTGGACACCACTCTTGAGGTGGTCGAAGGAATACAGTTTGAGCGGGGTTTCCTGTCTCCTTACTTTGTGACCGATCCAGAGCGGAATGAGGTGGTTCTTGAGAACCCCTTTATTCTTGTTTCCGACTACAAGGTCAGGAGTGCTTCGACGCTTCTCCCCCTTCTTGAAAGGGTCTTCCAGACCGGGCGTCCCCTCCTTTTCATTGTTGACGAGCTCGAAGGAGAAGCCCTTGCCCTTCTTGTGGTGAACAAACTCCGAGGGGTTCTCAAGGTTGCAGCGGTCAGGGCTCCAGAGTTTGGCGAACGGCAAAAGGAGATCCTTGGAGATATTGCGGCGCTTTCCGGGGGACAGGTTGTCCTTCAAGAGCTCGGCATGAAGCTTGAAAAGGTTTCTCTTGAGCTTCTTGGGCAGGCGGAGAAGGTACGGGTTACGAAGGACCGAACGATTGTCATTGGTGGGAAGGGGAAAAAACAGGACATCGAGGAGAGGGTGCGGCAGGTTCGTAATCGAATTGAAAACTCCGATTCTGAGTACGAAAAGGAATTCCTGAGAAAGCGCCTTGCCCACCTTACCCAGGGTGTTGCGGTGATCCGACTGGGGGCACCTACGGAGGTAGAGCTCCGGGAGAGAAGAGAACGGATTGAGGATGCTCTCTTGGCAACACAGGCAGCTTTAGAGGAGGGTATCGTTCCGGGAGGAGGAGCAACCCTTCTCCATCTGGCGGAAGAGCTGAGAAGGAGTGCCATCTCCGGTGAGGAGCGTGTCGGGCTGCGTATTGTATGCCGGGCACTTGAAGAACCAGCGCGACAGATTGCTGAGAACGCCGGATACCAGGGGTCTCTCGTGGTGGGGGAAATGAGAAGGCGTGGAAGGAATGTCGGGTTCGACGTTCTGCAAGGTACCTTTGTGGATATGTTCGAAGCAGGAATCGTGGACCCCGTAAAGGTCCTTCGGGTTGCCTTGCAGAATGCGGTGAGCATGGCTTCGCTTGTGCTTACGACTCAGGCGATTGTTGCGGAGACTCCGGAAAACTGAAGAATAAAGGTGAGGCCTATGGAGTACTTTCTGGGGAGGAACCGAAAGGCGCGGATGACCTTTGGTTTTGATGATGTGTCTCTTGTTCCCGGGAATGTCACCCTGGATCCTCGAGATGTCGATATCTCCACCTCAATTGGGCCGGTAAGGCTTTCTGTTCCCCTCCTTGGGGCTGCTATGGATGGTGTGGTGGACCCCCGAATGGCGGTAGAGCTTGGGAAGCTTGGGGCGCTTGGGGTCCTGAATCTTGAGGGGATTTTTACGAGATATGAGGACCCGTATGCGGTTATTGAGGAAATCATCAGCCAGCCGAAGGAACAGGTTGCGGCGGTACTCCAGCGGGTGTACCAGGAGCCGATTAAGGAGAAACTCGTGGTACGATGCGTTGAGGAAATCAAGTCCCACAACGTTCTTGCCGCTGCTTCCGTTACTCCTCTTCGAGCCGAAACCATTGGCAAGAAGGCCATCCAGGCTGGACTTGACATCCTTGTGATTCAGTCCACGGTCACCACGCTCAGGTACTACTCCTCTTCGCTCCAGGCTTTGGATCTTGAAAAGTTCTGTCGCGAGGCCCCGATACCCATTGTGGTGGGGAACTGCGCAACCTATGAAGTGGCCCTTGAGCTCATGCGGGCTGGCGCAAGTGGAGTGCTCGTTGGTATCGGTCCAGGAGCGGCCTGCACGACTCGGGCAGTACTCGGTATTGGAGTTCCTCAGGTCACAGCTACTGTGGACGTTGCGGCTGCGCGGGAAGAGTACTTTAAGAGCACCGGACGATACGTTGCCGTCATCACCGATGGAGGCATGCGTGTTGGAGGGGATATTGCCAAGGCCATCGCCAGTGGAGCCGATGCGGTCATGATTGGCTCTCCTTTGGCGGCAGCAAAGGAAGCTCCCGGGCGAGGACATCACTGGGGTATGGCCACGCCCGATCCTGCTCTCCCCAGGGGGACTCTTGTCAGAGTTGGCATTAAGGGAACCCTCAGAGAGATTCTCTTTGGTCCAAGTACGGTCACCGATGGCACCATGAACCTCATCGGAGCTCTCCGGGTTGCCATGGGGTCGCTTGGGGCTCGAAACATTCAGGAGATGCAGAGGGTTGAGATCGCGATTGCGCCAAGCATCTGGACTGAGGGGAAGCAACTCCAGAGAGAACAAGGCGTGGGAATGGGGCGATAGGGATGGACAAAATTGTCATTCTTGATTTTGGCTCTCAGTACACTCAGCTCATTGCCCGCCGTATTCGGGAACTGCAGGTGTACTGTGAGGT
This region of Candidatus Caldatribacterium sp. genomic DNA includes:
- a CDS encoding GuaB3 family IMP dehydrogenase-related protein translates to MEYFLGRNRKARMTFGFDDVSLVPGNVTLDPRDVDISTSIGPVRLSVPLLGAAMDGVVDPRMAVELGKLGALGVLNLEGIFTRYEDPYAVIEEIISQPKEQVAAVLQRVYQEPIKEKLVVRCVEEIKSHNVLAAASVTPLRAETIGKKAIQAGLDILVIQSTVTTLRYYSSSLQALDLEKFCREAPIPIVVGNCATYEVALELMRAGASGVLVGIGPGAACTTRAVLGIGVPQVTATVDVAAAREEYFKSTGRYVAVITDGGMRVGGDIAKAIASGADAVMIGSPLAAAKEAPGRGHHWGMATPDPALPRGTLVRVGIKGTLREILFGPSTVTDGTMNLIGALRVAMGSLGARNIQEMQRVEIAIAPSIWTEGKQLQREQGVGMGR
- the tsaD gene encoding tRNA (adenosine(37)-N6)-threonylcarbamoyltransferase complex transferase subunit TsaD → MKRFPLVLGIETSCDDTCVAVVDGHFAILSNIVSSQIAVHRAFGGVVPEVASRKHLEALPLLLHRALEEAGVTLEDIDVLAVTQGPGLLGALLVGMCLAKALSFALQKPLVGVNHLEGHIFAVRLEYPEVSPPFVALVVSGGHTELFAVSDWGKYTLLGRTRDDAAGEAYDKVARLLGLGYPGGPVIDRLSERGNGKRFAFRSGLEDEETLDFSFSGLKTAVARTFAQFTPEEQRDTSLLADLAASFQESVVRSLVKKAFRALEFTGYRTLAVGGGVAANSYLRKVMQEEGEKRGVRVLFPSRQFCTDNGAMIAACGLFHFLRGKRDTLEIDPIPQLSLGDG
- the tsaB gene encoding tRNA (adenosine(37)-N6)-threonylcarbamoyltransferase complex dimerization subunit type 1 TsaB, with translation MILAFDTSTPWLGIGLVQGEEVLFRVVQYTRTAHSLLLFRHLEFLEAHFSFRKHLEGILVGLGPGSFTGVKVGAIIAKGLAYALGVPLGGFSTLEVLASLARRFGPLGFEVTVPVIFHRRGEIFWSEFSGEKVELSSLCTGSPEDFLSRYRGRKDVFVVTPWRDLWKLFTEVGLSCLDPSRALPDPLELVVLSRERGFGSTENVFSLLPLYGSRVFERESAS
- the alr gene encoding alanine racemase, whose amino-acid sequence is MGHGNPHCWMEISRSSLAHNVAVLRRLAHPHGDIMGVVKSNVYGHGVEVVPLLASSGLRKFGVASVEEALELRKASVPGDIYILGGFFPDEAEAIVEEGFIPVVSCREELESLQREGKRQGKPVRFHLKVDTGMGRMGCLPRDFDGAFFSLLSSSFLVLAGVMTHFSSAEKDPEYTEWQFRKFCAFLKRWNLLGKPLEYHCANSAAFLFFPHMRLSLNRIGIALFGVSPNGDAKAAVSLGLQPVTSIKARVKLVKVLPPGFRVGYGGTFVTSRRTKVAVVALGYAQGLFRILSNNLEVLVCGKRAPLIGTVSMDQVMIDVSHIDGVERGDVVTFVGRDGEEEIRVEEVARRAGTIPHEVLCNFGKLRHRLFV
- the tsaE gene encoding tRNA (adenosine(37)-N6)-threonylcarbamoyltransferase complex ATPase subunit type 1 TsaE codes for the protein MEDLVLWHTESEEETKERGREFVVKFCAGPSLVLLGGELGAGKTVFVKGMAKALGIAESLVRSPTFSLIHEYGGTPFSLYHMDFYRLNDWSEVLDLGFDEYLEKGGIIAIEWGEKFFAFFPPPFFVVRIAVTGEKTRSLRVVKCDSRL
- the groL gene encoding chaperonin GroEL (60 kDa chaperone family; promotes refolding of misfolded polypeptides especially under stressful conditions; forms two stacked rings of heptamers to form a barrel-shaped 14mer; ends can be capped by GroES; misfolded proteins enter the barrel where they are refolded when GroES binds); the protein is MAENLLFGDEARRALARGMQALAHAVRVTLGPRGRNVLLERGGNLPLSTSDGVTVARDIVLSDAFENIGAKILQEVATKTNEIAGDGTTTAVVLAQKMVEEGMKAFLSFHNPVRLRSGMEKALRIALEKLREWSIPLNDERYLFEIASISARDSFLGNLVASALKRVGKDGVVTVEESKVVDTTLEVVEGIQFERGFLSPYFVTDPERNEVVLENPFILVSDYKVRSASTLLPLLERVFQTGRPLLFIVDELEGEALALLVVNKLRGVLKVAAVRAPEFGERQKEILGDIAALSGGQVVLQELGMKLEKVSLELLGQAEKVRVTKDRTIVIGGKGKKQDIEERVRQVRNRIENSDSEYEKEFLRKRLAHLTQGVAVIRLGAPTEVELRERRERIEDALLATQAALEEGIVPGGGATLLHLAEELRRSAISGEERVGLRIVCRALEEPARQIAENAGYQGSLVVGEMRRRGRNVGFDVLQGTFVDMFEAGIVDPVKVLRVALQNAVSMASLVLTTQAIVAETPEN
- the rimI gene encoding ribosomal protein S18-alanine N-acetyltransferase, with amino-acid sequence MVPGSSNEKVLLSDGDFQIVEMRTHHLPYVVAIERRSFPQPWSYSLFLSELSNWVASYFVALLGGRVIGYIGLWILWEEGHVTTFAIHPRYRGRGFGKKLFQYALEYARACGCRHVLLEVRMSNTRAQTLYRKFGFRVVGVRARYYADGEDALVMRKDFLSEEKP